The proteins below come from a single Kosakonia sp. SMBL-WEM22 genomic window:
- the zntB gene encoding zinc transporter ZntB yields MEAIKGADLQVPDAVYAWQLDGKGGVKPLAADDEITARTPCWVHLNYTNQESAQWLETTPVLPNSVRNALAGESLRPRVSRMGEGTLITLRCINGSTDERPDQLVAVRVYMDERMIVSTRQRKVLALDDVVSELEEGSGPTDCGGWLVDVCDSLTDHASEFIESLHDRIIDLEDDLLDQQVPPRGILALLRKQLIVMRRYMAPQRDVFARLASERLPWMSDDQRRRMQDIADRLGRGLDEIDACIARTAVMTDEITQVMQESLARRSYTMSLMAMVFLPSTFLTGLFGVNLGGIPGGGWHLGFAIFCAALALLIGGVTWWLHRSKWL; encoded by the coding sequence GTGGAAGCTATCAAAGGAGCGGATCTGCAGGTGCCGGACGCGGTTTACGCGTGGCAGCTTGACGGCAAAGGCGGCGTCAAACCGCTGGCAGCGGATGATGAGATCACCGCCCGAACACCGTGCTGGGTGCACCTGAATTACACCAACCAGGAGAGCGCGCAGTGGCTGGAAACGACGCCCGTCTTACCGAACAGCGTGCGTAACGCGCTGGCGGGCGAGAGTTTGCGCCCCAGAGTAAGCCGCATGGGTGAAGGGACGCTGATCACGCTGCGCTGCATTAATGGCAGCACCGATGAACGTCCCGATCAGCTGGTCGCTGTGCGCGTTTATATGGACGAGCGGATGATCGTCTCAACACGCCAGCGAAAGGTGCTGGCACTGGATGATGTCGTCAGCGAGCTGGAGGAGGGCAGCGGGCCAACGGACTGCGGCGGCTGGCTGGTGGATGTCTGCGATTCCCTCACCGATCACGCCAGCGAGTTTATCGAATCACTCCATGACCGAATTATCGATCTCGAGGATGACCTGCTCGACCAGCAGGTTCCACCGCGCGGCATTCTGGCGCTGCTGCGCAAGCAGTTAATTGTGATGCGTCGCTATATGGCACCGCAGCGCGATGTCTTTGCGCGGCTGGCCAGCGAACGTTTGCCGTGGATGAGCGACGATCAACGCCGCCGCATGCAGGATATCGCCGATCGCCTCGGGCGCGGGCTGGATGAGATTGATGCCTGCATTGCACGTACCGCCGTGATGACCGACGAGATCACTCAGGTGATGCAGGAGTCACTGGCCCGACGCTCCTATACCATGTCGCTGATGGCGATGGTTTTTCTCCCCAGCACCTTTTTAACCGGCCTGTTTGGCGTCAACCTCGGCGGCATTCCCGGCGGCGGCTGGCACTTAGGTTTTGCCATCTTCTGCGCCGCGTTAGCGCTACTGATAGGCGGTGTTACCTGGTGGCTGCATCGCAGTAAATGGCTGTAA
- a CDS encoding methyl-accepting chemotaxis protein → MLRNLSVRTFIFFYLLVSFVIVDAIVIVLSKNIPLFAAVSIVSIISLIFIWIYLTQYLVTPINTVKRSIEAVTAGNLSIVIPEFGNNCAGRLIPGINSLSASIAVLVKEIRLSSDNALGLSAQLASRSADLSVKTEEQSAALVQTASSMEEMASSTKNNADNTRLASTRANDASSCAERGGQLMSQVAKNMQSITDCAEQMREIISIIDGIAFQTNILALNAAVEAARAGDHGKGFSVVAGEVRSLAHRSAEAAKNIKSLIAVTTDNVTQGATVVNEAGQNMQEIVSGASIVSKLMDEIAVSTLQQEKGIAQITLALAELEQVTQSNVSVVDELAGSSDLLKHRVEELQQRTSKFSLVDEKPAPVRQRDVQPEKQRVPLSTAVSAGQENYWHSF, encoded by the coding sequence ATGTTAAGAAATCTTAGTGTTCGTACCTTTATATTTTTTTACCTGCTGGTCTCTTTTGTTATCGTTGATGCGATAGTGATCGTGCTCTCGAAAAATATTCCTCTGTTTGCTGCGGTAAGTATTGTGTCGATTATTTCGCTGATATTTATATGGATATATTTAACGCAGTATCTGGTGACGCCAATTAATACTGTGAAAAGAAGTATTGAGGCGGTAACGGCAGGCAATCTGTCGATTGTTATTCCAGAGTTTGGGAATAACTGCGCCGGTCGATTAATTCCTGGTATCAATAGCTTATCCGCCAGTATTGCCGTGCTGGTGAAAGAGATACGCCTCTCTTCCGATAACGCGCTCGGTCTTTCCGCCCAATTAGCCTCGCGCAGTGCCGATCTTTCAGTGAAAACGGAAGAGCAATCCGCCGCGCTGGTGCAGACTGCTTCCAGCATGGAAGAGATGGCCTCCAGCACTAAAAACAATGCTGATAACACCCGGCTTGCCAGTACCCGCGCTAATGACGCCTCTTCCTGCGCTGAACGTGGCGGGCAGTTGATGAGCCAGGTGGCGAAAAATATGCAATCGATAACCGATTGCGCGGAGCAGATGCGGGAAATTATCTCCATTATTGATGGCATCGCCTTCCAGACCAATATTCTGGCACTTAATGCCGCGGTGGAAGCGGCGCGCGCCGGCGATCACGGCAAAGGCTTCTCGGTGGTTGCTGGTGAAGTGCGCAGCCTCGCGCACCGCAGCGCCGAGGCGGCGAAAAACATCAAATCACTGATAGCGGTGACGACCGATAACGTTACTCAGGGCGCGACGGTGGTGAACGAGGCCGGGCAGAACATGCAGGAGATTGTCTCCGGTGCCAGTATTGTCAGTAAGCTAATGGATGAGATCGCCGTCTCCACGTTGCAACAGGAGAAGGGAATTGCGCAAATCACCCTTGCACTGGCCGAGCTGGAGCAGGTTACGCAAAGCAACGTGTCGGTGGTCGATGAACTGGCCGGCTCGTCGGATCTGCTCAAACATCGTGTTGAAGAGTTGCAGCAGCGCACCAGTAAATTCAGTCTGGTTGATGAGAAGCCAGCGCCTGTGCGTCAGCGTGATGTGCAGCCAGAGAAACAGCGTGTGCCGCTTTCGACGGCGGTCAGCGCTGGACAGGAGAATTACTGGCACTCGTTTTAA
- a CDS encoding YdiH family protein, translating into MSNPLNPTELAIEYLRRDKSALTPAEYLKRLNLLKLEFEDLLTLSHSELKEEIDFAWRLGIH; encoded by the coding sequence ATGTCGAACCCACTCAACCCTACCGAACTGGCCATCGAATATCTGCGTCGCGACAAAAGCGCGCTCACCCCGGCTGAATACCTGAAGAGACTGAACCTGTTGAAACTGGAGTTTGAAGATCTGCTTACGCTCTCTCATAGCGAGCTGAAAGAGGAGATCGACTTTGCCTGGCGGCTTGGCATCCACTGA
- a CDS encoding peptide ABC transporter substrate-binding protein — MRYQFSKLCCALALCGLSVSVFAADVPPGTPLAEKQDVVRHLKDEPATLDPAKAVGLPEIQVIRDLFEGLVNQNEKGEIIPGVAQSWQSSDNRIWTFTLRDDARWSDGTPVTAQDFVYSWQRLVNPQTTSPFAGFAALAGISNAKAITDGKMAVDKLGVSAVDAKTLRVQLDKPLPWFPNLAASFALYPVQQKNVESGAEWTRPGNLVGNGAFVLTNRVVNEKLELVRNKKYWDDGKTVINNVTFVPINQESAATKRYLANGVDITESFPKNLYQKLQKEIPGQVYTPPQLGTYYYAFNTQKGPTADARVRLALSLTIDRRVIADKVLGSGEKPAWRFTPDVTAGFTPKPSPFEQMSQPELNAQAKTLLQAAGYGPQRPLKLTLLYNSSENHQKIAIAVASMWKKNLGVEVKLQNQEWKTYIDSRNSGNFDVIRASWVGDYNEPSTFLSVLTSNSSSNIPRFSDAAYDKAFNQATQENSAEARNADYNEAEQIISSKAPIAPIYQYTNARLIKPWLKGYPITNPEDVAYSRTLYIIKH, encoded by the coding sequence ATGAGATACCAATTTTCAAAACTCTGCTGCGCGCTGGCGCTGTGCGGCTTATCTGTCAGCGTGTTTGCAGCGGATGTGCCGCCAGGAACCCCGCTTGCGGAAAAACAAGATGTGGTGCGCCACCTCAAAGATGAGCCGGCAACCCTCGATCCGGCAAAAGCGGTGGGCCTGCCGGAGATTCAGGTGATCCGCGACCTGTTTGAAGGCCTGGTCAATCAGAACGAGAAGGGTGAAATCATTCCCGGTGTGGCGCAAAGCTGGCAGAGCAGTGATAACCGCATTTGGACCTTTACGCTGCGTGATGATGCCCGCTGGTCTGACGGCACGCCGGTCACGGCGCAGGATTTCGTCTATAGCTGGCAGCGGCTGGTTAACCCACAAACCACGTCCCCGTTTGCTGGCTTCGCTGCCTTAGCGGGCATCAGCAATGCGAAAGCCATTACCGATGGCAAAATGGCGGTCGACAAACTGGGCGTCAGCGCGGTGGATGCCAAAACCCTGCGCGTACAGCTTGATAAGCCGCTGCCGTGGTTCCCGAATCTCGCAGCCAGTTTTGCGCTCTATCCGGTGCAGCAAAAGAATGTCGAGAGCGGCGCGGAGTGGACGCGTCCCGGCAATCTGGTGGGTAACGGCGCTTTTGTGCTGACCAACCGCGTAGTAAATGAAAAGCTGGAGCTGGTGCGCAATAAAAAATACTGGGACGATGGCAAAACGGTGATCAATAACGTGACCTTTGTGCCGATCAATCAGGAGTCTGCGGCTACCAAACGCTATCTGGCGAATGGTGTGGATATCACCGAATCTTTCCCGAAAAACCTCTACCAGAAGCTGCAAAAAGAGATCCCAGGCCAGGTCTATACGCCGCCGCAGTTGGGCACCTATTACTACGCTTTTAATACCCAGAAGGGGCCGACGGCAGATGCGCGCGTGCGCCTGGCATTGAGCTTAACCATCGATCGCCGGGTAATTGCCGATAAGGTGTTGGGCAGCGGCGAGAAACCGGCGTGGCGCTTTACTCCGGATGTCACCGCCGGGTTTACGCCGAAGCCATCGCCGTTTGAGCAGATGAGCCAGCCCGAGCTGAACGCACAGGCGAAAACCCTGCTGCAGGCGGCGGGTTACGGCCCGCAGCGACCACTGAAGCTGACGCTGCTCTACAACTCCTCTGAGAACCATCAAAAGATTGCCATCGCAGTGGCGTCGATGTGGAAAAAAAATCTCGGCGTGGAGGTGAAGCTGCAAAATCAGGAGTGGAAAACCTATATCGACAGCCGTAACAGCGGCAATTTCGATGTTATCCGCGCCTCCTGGGTGGGGGATTATAACGAGCCATCGACCTTTCTCTCTGTGTTGACCTCCAACAGCAGCAGCAACATTCCGCGTTTTAGCGACGCAGCCTATGACAAAGCGTTTAATCAGGCGACACAGGAAAACTCAGCGGAAGCCCGCAATGCGGATTACAACGAGGCAGAGCAGATCATCTCCAGCAAAGCGCCGATTGCGCCTATCTATCAGTACACCAATGCGCGCTTGATCAAACCGTGGCTGAAGGGCTATCCCATCACCAATCCGGAAGATGTGGCCTACAGCCGTACGTTATACATCATCAAACACTGA
- the mpaA gene encoding murein tripeptide amidase MpaA: MPATRPRSLRGNFANSRQQYGESLLGAPLLWFPAPLATGESGLIIAGTHGDENAAMVALSCAMRALRSDLRHHHVVLAVNPDGCQLGLRANANGVDLNRNFPAANWKAGDTVYRWNSAAPERDVVLNTGATPGSEPETRALCQLIHRLHPAWVVTFHDPLACVEDARESALGEWLAQAFSLPLVKSVGYETPGSFGSWCAEINLPCITMELPPVSADAASEDYLAAMMSLLCWDAGR, encoded by the coding sequence ATGCCAGCGACACGCCCGCGCTCTCTGCGAGGAAACTTTGCCAACAGTCGTCAGCAGTATGGCGAGTCACTGCTCGGCGCCCCGCTTCTCTGGTTTCCAGCCCCTCTGGCGACGGGCGAAAGTGGGCTAATTATTGCCGGGACGCACGGCGACGAAAATGCCGCGATGGTCGCCCTCTCCTGCGCCATGCGCGCGCTCAGGAGCGATCTACGCCATCATCATGTCGTCTTGGCAGTAAACCCGGATGGCTGTCAGCTCGGTTTACGCGCCAATGCTAACGGTGTCGATCTCAACCGTAATTTCCCGGCAGCGAACTGGAAGGCTGGCGACACCGTTTATCGCTGGAACAGCGCCGCGCCCGAGCGGGATGTGGTGCTGAACACGGGAGCCACACCGGGTTCCGAGCCGGAAACCCGCGCGCTCTGTCAGTTAATTCATCGCCTGCATCCGGCATGGGTGGTTACTTTTCACGATCCGCTAGCCTGCGTAGAAGATGCGCGCGAAAGCGCGCTTGGCGAGTGGCTGGCGCAGGCGTTTTCGCTACCGTTAGTCAAAAGCGTCGGGTATGAGACGCCCGGATCTTTCGGCAGCTGGTGTGCGGAGATCAACCTGCCCTGTATCACCATGGAACTCCCGCCGGTCTCTGCCGACGCCGCCAGTGAAGATTATCTGGCAGCAATGATGTCGCTGCTGTGCTGGGATGCCGGAAGGTGA
- the ycjG gene encoding L-Ala-D/L-Glu epimerase produces the protein MRNVNVYEETWPLHSPFVISRGARSEAKVVVVEVEEDGIKAVGECTPYARYGESEASVMAQIMTIVPQLQNRLSREALQTLLPPGAARNAVDCALWDLAARKAGRSLAHYTGVTLPESVITAQTVVIGTPEQMAASAAALSETGARLLKIKLDDHLISERLVAIRAAAPEATLIVDANESWHSEGLAARCQLLADLGVAMLEQPLPAGEDAALINFIHPLPICADESCHTRESLDALQGRYEMVNIKLDKTGGLTEALALAHEAAGRGFGLMLGCMICTSRAIAAALPLVNVVRFADLDGPTWLAVDVEPSLRFSTGELHLPASQHSSDIIAAR, from the coding sequence ATGAGAAATGTGAACGTTTATGAGGAAACCTGGCCGCTGCATTCGCCGTTTGTCATTTCGCGCGGCGCGCGCAGCGAAGCGAAAGTTGTGGTGGTTGAAGTGGAAGAGGACGGGATCAAAGCGGTTGGCGAATGTACCCCCTACGCGCGCTATGGCGAGAGCGAGGCGTCGGTGATGGCGCAGATTATGACCATTGTGCCGCAGCTGCAAAACCGCCTCAGCCGCGAAGCATTGCAAACCCTGTTGCCGCCCGGAGCTGCACGCAATGCCGTCGATTGTGCCCTGTGGGATTTGGCGGCGCGCAAAGCGGGGCGTTCGCTGGCGCACTACACGGGTGTCACCCTGCCGGAAAGTGTTATCACCGCGCAAACGGTGGTGATTGGCACACCAGAACAGATGGCGGCCAGCGCGGCGGCCCTGAGCGAAACCGGTGCCCGGCTGCTGAAGATTAAACTGGATGATCATCTCATTAGCGAGCGTCTCGTTGCGATCCGCGCCGCCGCGCCAGAGGCAACGCTGATTGTCGATGCTAACGAATCGTGGCACAGCGAAGGCCTCGCCGCGCGATGCCAACTGCTGGCCGATTTAGGCGTGGCGATGCTCGAACAGCCACTGCCCGCTGGCGAAGATGCGGCGCTAATTAACTTTATCCACCCGTTACCGATCTGCGCCGACGAAAGTTGCCATACGCGTGAAAGCCTCGATGCACTGCAGGGACGTTATGAGATGGTCAACATCAAGCTGGATAAAACAGGAGGCCTGACCGAAGCGCTGGCGCTGGCCCATGAAGCTGCCGGGCGCGGCTTCGGATTGATGCTGGGCTGCATGATCTGCACCTCACGCGCCATTGCGGCGGCGCTGCCGCTGGTCAACGTTGTGCGCTTCGCCGATCTTGATGGCCCTACCTGGCTGGCAGTAGATGTCGAGCCGTCGCTGCGCTTCTCTACCGGCGAGCTTCACCTTCCGGCATCCCAGCACAGCAGCGACATCATTGCTGCCAGATAA
- the tpx gene encoding thiol peroxidase, protein MSQLVHFQGNPVPVAGAIPQVGAKAQPFTLVAKDLSDVALSQFAGKRKVLNIFPSIDTGVCAASVRKFNQLATEMNNTVVLCISADLPFAQSRFCGAEGLSNVITLSTLRGADFLDNYGVGISDGALKGLAARAVVVLDENDTVIFSELVNEITNEPDYTAALDVLKD, encoded by the coding sequence ATGTCGCAACTCGTTCATTTTCAGGGCAACCCGGTTCCCGTTGCTGGCGCTATTCCGCAGGTCGGCGCAAAAGCGCAGCCGTTCACGCTCGTCGCTAAAGATCTCTCCGATGTTGCGCTGAGCCAGTTCGCCGGTAAGCGCAAAGTGCTGAACATTTTCCCGAGCATCGACACCGGTGTCTGCGCCGCTTCCGTGCGCAAATTCAATCAGCTGGCAACAGAGATGAACAACACTGTTGTGCTGTGCATCTCTGCTGACCTGCCGTTTGCCCAGTCCCGCTTCTGCGGCGCGGAAGGCCTGAGCAACGTTATCACCCTCTCCACCCTACGCGGTGCAGATTTCCTGGATAACTATGGCGTTGGTATCTCCGATGGCGCGCTGAAAGGCCTGGCTGCACGTGCGGTTGTGGTGCTTGATGAGAACGATACGGTTATTTTCAGCGAGCTGGTGAATGAGATCACCAACGAGCCGGATTACACCGCCGCACTGGACGTGCTGAAAGACTAA
- the tyrR gene encoding transcriptional regulator TyrR, producing the protein MRLEVFCEDRLGLTRELLDLLVLRGIDLRGIEIDPIGRIYLNFAALDFTSFSSLMAEIRRIQGVTDVRTVLWMPSEREHRAMSALLEALPEPVLSLDMKCKIELANAASAQLFGQQPDKLLNHNAAQLITGFNFQRWLEGNPQHSHNEHVVIGGQNFLMEITPVHLEGETGEAVLTGAVVMLRSTARMGRQLQNITQQDVSAFSQIVAVSPKMRQVVEQARKLATLSAPLLITGDTGTGKDLLAHACHLSSPRAAKPYLALNCASIPEESVESELFGHAPEGKKGFFEQANGGSVLLDEIGEMSPRMQVKLLRFLNDGTFRRVGEDHEVHVDVRVICATQRNLVELVQKGLFREDLYYRLNVLTLNLPPLRDRPQDIVPLTELFAARFADEQGVPRPKLAHDLTQLLSRYNWPGNVRQLKNAIYRALTQLEGYELRAQDIQLPDYDAATVPVGDDAMEGSLDDITSRFERSVLTQLYRNYPSTRKLAKRLGVSHTAIANKLREYGLSQKKSDE; encoded by the coding sequence ATGCGTCTTGAAGTTTTTTGTGAAGACCGTCTTGGTCTGACACGCGAATTACTTGATCTACTGGTGCTGCGCGGTATTGATTTGCGCGGCATTGAGATCGATCCCATTGGGCGTATCTACCTCAATTTCGCCGCGCTCGACTTTACCAGCTTCAGCAGCCTGATGGCGGAGATCCGCCGTATTCAGGGCGTCACCGATGTCCGCACCGTGCTGTGGATGCCCTCCGAGCGTGAACATCGCGCGATGAGCGCGCTGCTCGAAGCGCTGCCGGAACCGGTGCTGTCCCTCGATATGAAGTGCAAAATCGAACTGGCAAACGCCGCCAGCGCGCAGCTCTTTGGGCAACAGCCGGATAAGCTTCTCAACCATAACGCGGCGCAATTAATCACCGGTTTCAACTTCCAGCGCTGGCTTGAGGGCAATCCCCAGCATTCGCACAACGAACATGTGGTGATCGGCGGGCAAAACTTCCTGATGGAGATCACCCCGGTGCATCTGGAAGGGGAGACCGGCGAGGCGGTGCTGACCGGCGCGGTGGTGATGCTGCGCTCGACGGCGCGGATGGGCCGTCAGCTGCAAAATATTACCCAGCAGGATGTCAGCGCTTTTAGCCAGATTGTCGCCGTCAGCCCGAAAATGCGCCAGGTTGTAGAGCAGGCGCGCAAACTGGCAACTCTCAGCGCGCCGCTGCTGATTACCGGCGATACCGGCACCGGGAAAGATTTGCTGGCGCACGCCTGCCATCTCTCCAGCCCGCGCGCTGCAAAACCCTACCTCGCGCTGAACTGCGCCTCGATTCCTGAAGAGTCTGTCGAGAGCGAGCTGTTTGGTCATGCGCCGGAAGGCAAAAAGGGCTTTTTCGAGCAGGCGAACGGCGGTTCGGTGCTACTGGATGAGATTGGCGAGATGTCGCCGCGTATGCAGGTGAAGCTGCTGCGTTTCCTCAATGATGGTACTTTCCGCCGCGTCGGCGAAGATCACGAAGTCCATGTGGATGTGCGGGTCATCTGTGCCACACAGCGTAACCTGGTGGAGCTGGTGCAGAAGGGGCTGTTCCGTGAAGATCTCTACTACCGCCTGAACGTGCTGACTCTCAATCTGCCGCCGCTGCGCGATCGCCCGCAGGATATCGTGCCGCTCACCGAATTGTTTGCGGCGCGCTTTGCCGATGAACAGGGCGTACCGCGCCCGAAACTCGCCCACGATCTGACACAGCTGCTTAGCCGCTATAACTGGCCGGGGAACGTGCGCCAGTTGAAAAACGCCATCTATCGCGCCTTAACCCAGCTCGAAGGGTATGAACTGCGCGCGCAGGATATTCAGCTGCCGGATTACGATGCGGCCACCGTGCCGGTCGGGGATGATGCGATGGAGGGATCGCTGGATGATATCACCAGCCGCTTTGAGCGCTCGGTGTTAACCCAGCTCTATAGAAATTACCCAAGCACACGCAAGCTGGCGAAGCGGCTTGGCGTTTCGCATACGGCGATTGCTAACAAGCTGCGTGAGTATGGTTTGAGCCAGAAGAAGAGCGACGAGTAA
- a CDS encoding TIGR01620 family protein — translation MTEPLKPRIDFSGPLETPAQEQFKQAQRFDALAAEKFAPVAVEELPEEGQAEAVVEAALRPKRTLWRKMVTAGLALAGVTVIGQGVQWAMHAWQTQDWVALGGCAAGTLIVGAGIGSIASEWRRLWRLRQRAHERDEARELLQSHGTGKGRAFCEKLAQQAGLDKSHPALQRWYAAIHETQSDREIVTLYAHLVQPVLDAQARREISRSAAESTLMIAVSPLAMVDMAFIAWRNLRLINRIAALNGIELGYYSRLRLFRLVLLNMAFAGASELVREVGMDWMSQDLAARLSARAAQGIGAGLLTARLGIKAMELCRPLPWIEGDKPRLGDFRRQLITQVKETLQKGKTSGTAG, via the coding sequence ATGACCGAGCCGCTAAAACCGCGTATCGATTTTTCCGGACCGCTGGAGACGCCAGCGCAGGAGCAGTTTAAACAGGCGCAGCGCTTTGACGCGCTGGCCGCTGAGAAATTTGCCCCGGTCGCCGTTGAGGAACTGCCCGAAGAGGGCCAGGCGGAAGCGGTGGTTGAAGCCGCGCTGCGCCCGAAGCGCACATTATGGCGCAAAATGGTCACCGCCGGGCTGGCGCTGGCAGGCGTCACCGTGATAGGTCAGGGTGTGCAGTGGGCGATGCATGCCTGGCAGACCCAGGACTGGGTGGCGCTTGGCGGCTGCGCGGCAGGCACGCTGATCGTCGGCGCAGGCATCGGATCCATTGCCAGCGAGTGGCGGCGGCTATGGCGTTTACGTCAGCGGGCGCACGAGCGCGATGAAGCGCGCGAACTGTTGCAGAGCCACGGCACCGGCAAAGGGCGCGCCTTTTGCGAAAAACTGGCGCAGCAGGCAGGGCTGGATAAATCGCATCCCGCCCTGCAACGCTGGTACGCGGCAATCCATGAAACCCAGAGCGACCGCGAAATCGTGACGCTCTACGCCCATCTGGTGCAGCCGGTGCTCGATGCGCAGGCACGGCGTGAAATCAGCCGCTCGGCGGCAGAATCGACGCTGATGATCGCCGTCAGCCCGCTGGCGATGGTCGATATGGCCTTTATCGCCTGGCGTAATCTGCGCTTAATTAACCGCATTGCCGCGCTCAACGGTATTGAGCTGGGTTATTACAGCCGCCTGCGTCTTTTTCGCCTGGTGCTGCTGAATATGGCCTTTGCCGGAGCCAGTGAACTGGTGCGCGAAGTGGGGATGGACTGGATGTCGCAGGATCTGGCTGCGCGTCTTTCTGCCCGCGCGGCGCAGGGGATCGGTGCCGGGCTGCTTACCGCCCGCCTCGGTATTAAAGCGATGGAGTTGTGCCGTCCGCTGCCGTGGATCGAGGGCGATAAACCCCGGCTTGGCGATTTCCGCCGCCAGCTGATTACTCAGGTCAAAGAGACGCTACAGAAAGGCAAAACCTCCGGCACCGCGGGTTAA
- a CDS encoding YcjX family protein, whose amino-acid sequence MERLRNELNSLVNRGMDRHLRLAVTGLSRSGKTAFITALVNQLLSIHTGARLPLFSAVREERLLGVKRVPQRDFGIPRFTYDEGLAQLYGSPPVWPTPTRGVSEIRLALRFRSRDSLLRHFKETSTLYLEIVDYPGEWLLDLPMLAQDYLNWSRQMTGLLSGQRQVWSEKWRALCAGLDPLAPADENRLAEIAAAWTEYLHQCKREGLHFIQPGRFVLPGDMAGAPALQFFPWPDVDGTGEAKLAQAGRHTNAGMLRERYQYYCDNVVKGFYKNHFLKFDRQIVLVDCLQPLNNGPQAFNDMRLALTQLMQSFHYGQRTLFRRLFSPVIDKLLFAATKADHITVDQHANMVSLLQQLIQDAWQNAAFEGISMDCMGLASIQATQSGLIEVNGETIPALRGHRLSDGSPLTFYPGEVPARLPGQAFWEKQGFNFEAFRPQVMDVDSPLPHIRLDAALEFLLGDKLR is encoded by the coding sequence ATGGAACGATTACGAAACGAACTCAACTCGCTGGTCAACCGCGGCATGGACAGACATTTACGTCTCGCGGTGACCGGCCTCAGCCGCAGCGGTAAAACGGCATTTATCACTGCGCTGGTTAACCAACTTCTCTCAATTCACACCGGCGCGCGCCTGCCGCTGTTCAGCGCGGTGCGCGAAGAGCGCTTGCTCGGCGTTAAACGCGTTCCCCAGCGTGATTTCGGCATTCCCCGTTTTACCTATGATGAAGGGCTGGCACAGCTTTACGGCTCGCCGCCGGTGTGGCCAACTCCGACGCGCGGCGTGAGTGAGATCCGCCTTGCGCTGCGCTTTCGCTCCCGCGATTCGCTGTTACGTCACTTTAAAGAGACCTCCACGCTCTATCTGGAAATTGTCGACTACCCCGGCGAATGGCTGCTCGATCTGCCGATGCTGGCGCAGGATTACCTGAACTGGTCGCGGCAGATGACCGGCCTGCTCAGCGGGCAGCGTCAGGTGTGGTCTGAGAAGTGGCGCGCGCTTTGTGCCGGGCTCGATCCGCTCGCGCCCGCCGATGAGAACCGGCTGGCGGAGATCGCCGCCGCCTGGACTGAGTATCTGCACCAGTGCAAGCGCGAAGGGCTGCACTTTATCCAGCCGGGGCGCTTCGTGCTGCCGGGCGATATGGCGGGCGCACCGGCATTGCAATTTTTCCCGTGGCCGGATGTCGACGGCACCGGCGAGGCGAAGCTGGCGCAGGCCGGCAGGCATACCAACGCCGGGATGCTGCGCGAACGCTATCAGTACTACTGCGACAACGTGGTAAAGGGCTTTTATAAAAACCACTTTCTCAAATTCGATCGCCAGATCGTGCTGGTTGACTGCCTTCAACCGCTCAATAATGGCCCGCAGGCCTTTAACGATATGCGCCTCGCGCTAACTCAGCTGATGCAGAGTTTCCACTACGGCCAGCGGACGCTGTTTCGCCGCCTCTTTTCGCCGGTGATCGATAAGCTACTCTTTGCCGCCACCAAGGCGGATCACATCACCGTTGATCAACACGCCAATATGGTGTCGCTTCTGCAACAGCTGATTCAGGACGCGTGGCAAAATGCCGCCTTTGAAGGCATCAGCATGGATTGCATGGGGCTGGCCTCGATTCAGGCGACGCAGAGTGGCCTGATTGAGGTTAACGGCGAGACGATTCCGGCGTTACGCGGTCACCGATTAAGCGATGGTTCACCGCTCACCTTCTATCCCGGCGAAGTGCCGGCGCGCTTGCCGGGGCAGGCATTCTGGGAGAAGCAGGGCTTTAATTTCGAGGCGTTTCGTCCGCAGGTGATGGATGTCGACTCGCCGCTGCCGCACATCCGGTTGGATGCCGCCCTGGAGTTTTTACTGGGAGATAAATTGCGATGA
- the pspD gene encoding phage shock protein PspD, whose translation MNRHWQQVNRNVKPGLKLVGKLVLLTALRVGPAGVAGWAVKSVARRPLKMVLAFALEPLLKRAADKLSRRFDNKPVTRKR comes from the coding sequence ATGAATCGACACTGGCAACAGGTAAACCGCAATGTTAAACCCGGCCTGAAGCTGGTCGGCAAACTGGTGTTGCTGACCGCACTGCGCGTTGGACCTGCGGGCGTGGCGGGCTGGGCGGTAAAATCCGTTGCCCGTCGACCACTGAAAATGGTGCTGGCCTTCGCACTGGAGCCGCTTCTCAAGCGCGCGGCGGACAAGCTCTCCCGCCGCTTTGATAACAAGCCTGTTACGCGCAAGCGTTGA